Below is a genomic region from Deltaproteobacteria bacterium.
TAAAAGAACTTTCGGCTAGCAACATGGAGGCTTTGGCAGCCCGTTTCCGAGCATTGGGTGAGACAAGTAGGCTCTCTATTATTCAGGCATTACAGGATGGCGAAAAATGCGTTTCGGAGCTAGTATTGCTGACCGGCCTTAGTCAGCCAAATGTATCCAGACACCTAAATGTCCTTCAGACCGCCGGTCTGATTGGACG
It encodes:
- a CDS encoding winged helix-turn-helix transcriptional regulator — protein: MEALAARFRALGETSRLSIIQALQDGEKCVSELVLLTGLSQPNVSRHLNVLQTAGLIGR